A single region of the Anguilla rostrata isolate EN2019 chromosome 11, ASM1855537v3, whole genome shotgun sequence genome encodes:
- the tnnt2a gene encoding troponin T type 2a (cardiac), producing MQEPDAAEELEEGEEEAKPKPKPFMMPNLVPPKIPDGEKVDFDDIHRKRMEKDLNELQTLIEAHFENRKKEEEELINLTDRIEKRRSERAEQHRIRSDREKERQKRVEEEKARKEEEEAKKKADDDAKKKKTLTSLHFGGYMQMTERRSGKKQTEREKKKKILGDRRKPLDIDDLSQDKLKEKASELWKWLHQLEAEKFELQYKFQRQKYEVNVLRNRVSDHQTTSKRTKRLRK from the exons ATGCAGGAGCCAG ATGCCGCGGAGGAGCTGGAAGAAGGCGAAG AGGAGGCAAAGCCTAAGCCAAA ACCGTTCATGATGCCCAACCTGGTACCGCCGAAGATCCCCGATGGGGAGAAAGTTGATTTTGAC GACATCCACCGAAAGCGCATGGAGAAGGACCTGAACGAGCTGCAGACCCTGATCGAGGCCCACTTCGAGAACCGcaagaaggaggaagaggaactgATCAACCTGACGGACCGGATT GAAAAACGTCGATCTGAACGTGCAGAGCAGCATAGGATCCGCAGCGACAGAGAGAAGGAACGCCAGAAACGGGTGGAG GAGGAGAAAgcgaggaaggaggaggaagaggcaaAGAAGAAAGCTGATGATGAcgcaaagaagaagaagacccTCACCAGCCTCCATTTTGGAGGTTACATGCAGATG ACGGAGAGGCGGAGCGGAAAGAAGCAGACAGAGCgcgagaagaagaaaaagatccTCGGCGATCGCCGGAAACCTCTGGACATCGATGACCTGAGCCAGGACAAGCTAAA AGAAAAGGCCAGCGAGCTGTGGAAGTGGCTGCACCAGCTGGAGGCAGAGAAATTTGAGCTGCAATACAAGTTCCAACGGCAGAAATATGAG GTTAACGTCCTGAGGAACCGCGTGAGCGACCACCAGACAAC CTCAAAGAGAACGAAGAGACTGAGGAAGTGA